The Chryseobacterium aureum genome contains a region encoding:
- a CDS encoding TIGR03643 family protein gives MNKNLNIKEIDRIIEMAWEDRTPFEAIQFQFGLNESEVIELMRSELKESSFKRWRKRVNSGVSQKHLKKRNEEINRFKCSRQRMISNNKISKR, from the coding sequence ATGAATAAAAACCTCAACATAAAAGAAATCGACAGAATCATCGAAATGGCGTGGGAAGACAGAACGCCTTTTGAAGCTATACAATTTCAGTTTGGACTCAATGAATCGGAAGTCATTGAACTGATGCGCTCTGAACTGAAAGAATCCAGTTTTAAGCGCTGGAGAAAAAGAGTGAATTCCGGAGTAAGCCAGAAACATCTGAAAAAAAGAAACGAAGAAATCAACCGCTTTAAATGCAGCAGACAGCGGATGATCAGCAATAATAAAATATCGAAAAGATAA
- a CDS encoding SDR family NAD(P)-dependent oxidoreductase, with the protein MKNIVIIGCGKGIGLATANILAQEHKIIGISRTENPELNHPNIEFHTMDILSGNLDEISFPDVVDGLVYSPGSINLKPFNRLSVDDFKNDFEINVLGAVKTIQKLLPNLKKSESASVVLFSSVAAKLGMPFHASIAASKNAVEGLTKSLAAEFSAQKMRVNAIAPSLTDTHLASQLLSTPEKREASAKRHPLQRTGTAEEIAEMTAFLVSEKSSWITGQIFGIDGGMGSVKL; encoded by the coding sequence ATGAAAAATATCGTCATCATCGGTTGTGGAAAAGGGATCGGACTGGCAACAGCAAACATCCTTGCACAAGAACACAAAATCATCGGTATTTCCAGAACTGAAAACCCGGAACTGAATCATCCCAATATTGAGTTCCATACCATGGACATTCTTTCGGGAAATTTAGATGAAATCAGCTTTCCTGATGTTGTTGACGGATTGGTTTATTCGCCGGGCAGCATTAATCTGAAACCTTTCAACCGACTTTCTGTGGATGATTTTAAAAATGATTTTGAAATCAATGTTTTAGGAGCTGTAAAAACGATTCAAAAACTGCTGCCCAATCTTAAAAAATCTGAAAGTGCATCGGTTGTTCTTTTCAGTTCGGTTGCGGCAAAACTGGGAATGCCATTTCACGCTTCAATTGCGGCAAGTAAAAATGCTGTGGAAGGACTTACGAAAAGTTTAGCGGCAGAATTTTCGGCTCAGAAAATGAGGGTCAATGCCATTGCACCTTCTTTAACGGACACCCACCTGGCATCACAACTTTTATCCACACCGGAAAAAAGAGAAGCATCTGCAAAAAGGCATCCGTTACAAAGAACAGGAACTGCTGAAGAAATTGCAGAAATGACCGCTTTTTTGGTTTCGGAGAAATCTTCCTGGATTACCGGACAGATTTTCGGAATAGACGGCGGAATGGGAAGTGTGAAACTTTAA